The nucleotide window CGTGACGGTGCGGCCGGGGCGCAGGACGCTCCCGGCGACCGGGGCGAGCGGCCCGAGCAGGCCGGGCGCCACACCCCGCAGGCGCCGGCCGACGTGGTCGCGCTGGACGTCCCCCGCCGCGCGGGCGCCCGCGCCGACGTACGAACCGCCCCCCACCCGGACGCCCACGACCTGCCGGCGACCGACGCGAGTGACCAGGCCGTCCCGCCGCCCCCGGCCGCAACGGCTGACGCGACCGACCGGCACACGCCCCACTCCCACCCTGCCGGCCCTGCCGGCCCTGCCGGCTCCGGCGGCTCCGGCGGCTCCGGCGGCTCCGGCGGCTCCGGCGGCTCCGGCGCACCGTACGGCGCCGTTGTGGCGACCGGCACAGGCGGCGCAGGCAGCACAGGAGGCCCGGCCCGCGCGGGCCGGGCAGACCCCCCGGCCCGCCCGGCCGCCGCCGGCACCTCCGCGCGCCACCTCCTCGACCCCCACCACCACCCCCTCGCCCCCCTCCCCGCCCCCGGCGGTCTCCCCTGGGGGGCCGCGGTGCTCGCCCTCGGGGTCGCCGTGGAGACGGCGTACGCGGGGCGTACCGCGCCCGCCGGGGGCGGACCCGCGCTGCCCGGCGGGTTCACCGGCGGGAGCCTCGGGGTGCTCGTCGGCTGGGTGCTGACCGCGATCGGGCTGGCGCTCGCCGGCCCGGCGCTCACCCACCTGAGCGGCAGGCTGCTGCAGACCGCACGGCCCGGCGCCCTGCGCCTGCTCGCCGGGCGCGTCCTCATGGAGGAGGCGACCCGTATCGGCCGCCCGCTCGGCGTGGTGTGCGCGGTCGCGTCGGGCGCGTACGCCACGGCCGTGCTGTCCGCCGGCACGCGCTCCGACATCGGTCCCCTCACCACGCTCGGCGCGCTGCTGGTCGCCGGGTGCACCGTGGCGACGCTCCTGACCACCGCGGTCGAGGCGAGGAACGCACGCTCCGGCGTCACGGAAGCCCTGGTGAGAATCGGTGCGCCCGCCGGGCCCCTGCGCATCGCCGCCGCCCTCCGCGCCGGCGCCCTGCTGATCATCCTCACCCCGCTGACCTGGGCGATCGCACAGCTCGCGGCCCTGCCGCTGGCCCGCTGAGCGGCACGCCCGGGAGCACGCGGAAAGCCGTCGGCCCGCGTACGGGAGCAAAGACGCGAGAAAAGCACAGAAGCACAGAAGCACAGAAGCACAGAAGAAAAGACGGAAGAAAGTTCGCGCGGACCGATGACTTTCCGCACGCCCCCCGGTCCACCCCTCCGAACCGCGACACACCCCGACGGAGGACCCCACATGTACCAGCAGATGATCTTCGTGAACCTGGCCGTGAACGACGTGGAGGTGTCGAAGAAGTTCTTCACGGAGCTCGGCTACACCATCAACGCGCAGTTCTCGGACGAGAACTGCGCGTCCGTCGTCATCAGCGACACGATCGTCGCCATGCTGCTGAACAAGCAGCGCTACGCGGACTTCACGAAGAAGGAGATCGCGGACTCGACGAAGACCAGCGAGGTGCTCCTGTGTCTCAGCGCCGAGAGCCGCGAGAAGGTGGACCGGCTGGTCGACGGCGCGATCGCGGCGGGCGGCTCGGCCAGCGGCGAGACCCAGGACCACGGCTTCATGTACGGGCGTGCCTTCGACGACCCGGACGGCCACACCTGGGAGGTCATGTGGATGGACCCGGCGGCCGTCCAGGGCTGAACCGCCCCGGGGCCGCATCACCCGCCCGCGTCCGGACGGGCCGTGCTTACATGGGCGGGTGCAGACCAGTCCCGCCCATGTGGCCCACCATGGTGACCGCGAGATCGAGACGATCGAGGAGTTCGACGCGACCGTCTCGGCCCGCGGCACCCTCGCCGGATTCCGCGTCCAGGCAGTCGATCTGACGGATCGTACGAGAGAGCTGCTCGCCAGCGACACCACGGGCGCCGTCTTCCTGGGCTGCCCGATGCGGGAGAACGCGGCGACGAAGGTCCGCGCCGACGGCGCCCTGGTCTTCCCGCCCCTCCCCGACCTGCCGTTCGACCCGTACCGCGGCCGTCTCTACACGCCCGAGGAGCTGTTCGCGTCCCTCGACGAGGGGTACGAGGCCACGCCGGACGCCCTCGCGTACGACTGGTTCCGGCGGACCGGGGCCGACGGGGACATCTACGCGTCGATGCTGCGCTCCGTCCACGACGACGCCGTCTCCGACGCCCTCGACGAACTCCTGCGCGGGGACCGGGTGGTGGGCGTGATGGGCGGTCACGCCATGGCCCGCGGCACGGACACGTACGCGGGCGCGGCCCGGCTCGGCCGTGCGCTGGCGCGCGCCGGGTTCACGGTCGCCACCGGCGGCGGCCCCGGCGCGATGGAGGCCGCGAACCTCGGCGCGTACGCGGCCCCGTACCGTGACGGCATGCTGGACGAGGCGTGCGAACTGCTCGCCAAGGCGCCCTCGTTCGTGCCGTCGGTGACGGACTGGGCGCGCGGTGCCTTCGAGGTGCGCGAGCGCTGGCCGCGGGGCAACGGCTCGGTGGGCATCCCCACCTGGTTCTACGGGCACGAGCCGCCGAACGCCTTCGCCTCGCACATAGCCAAGTACTTCGCCAACGCCACCCGCGAGGACGGCCTGCTGGCCCGCTCGAACGCGGGCGTGGTCTTCCTGCCGGGCGCCGCCGGCACGGTCCAGGAGATCTTCGACAACACGACCCCCAACTACTACGAGTCACGCGGCGAGCCCGCTCCCATGGTCCTGGTGGACCGCGTCCATTGGACGGAACGCCTGCCGGCGTGGCCGCTCCTCCAAGCCCTGGCCCGCGACCGGCCGATGGAGTCCCGCATCACATTGGTGGACCGGATCGAGGACGCTCCGGAGGCGCTGGACCGCCTGTCACGTAAATGAAACCTAAAGCCAAGGGGCAAGACGGACACACGGATTGACAACCGGAGACGGTGCCCAATAAACCTGTGAGGCGTCTGGGGTTGCTGTTTCACAGCAACCTCCACCACCCCCCTCGTTTTTGTGCATCCCGTGAAGGGCAATCGTGTCCATATCTCGCCGTACCGCACGTTCCGTGCGCATTCTCGGAGTTGCCTCCGCCTCGGCCGCGCTCACGCTCGGCCTGGCCGGCAACGCGCTCGCCTGCAACATCAGTGAGTTCTCGGCCGTCGCCAAGTGCGACGGCACCAAGGGCGTCATCAGCGTCACCGACAAGGACCCGTCGGGCGTCAAGGCCACGATCACTGTCTTCCTCGAGTCGAACGGTGCCGACGAGAAGCAGGTCGGTGAACCGCAGGTGGTCGAAGGTACGCGCGAAGGCGTGACCGTCGACTTCTCCGAGGACTGGAAGCCGAACGCGACCTACCGCGTGCACGTCAAGGCCGGCAACCAGGTCGACGAGGACATCAAGCCCAACCTCGTCACCCCGGCCGAGGCCTGCAAGGCGTCGGACGAGTCCACGCCGCCGGCGACCCCGTCGCCCTCGGAGGAGCCCTCCAAGCCGTCGGAGCCGAAGCCCTCGGAGCCGGAGCAGTCCTCGGAGCCGTCGGAGTCGGAGAGCACCCCCGCCGCGGAGACCGGGGACAACACCCCCTCGCCCGCCGGTGACTCCAACCTCGCCGAGACCGGTTCGAGCTCCAACACCGGTGCGATCGCCGGCATCGCGGCCGCGCTCGTGGCGGCCGGCGCCGGCGTGATGTTCGCCCTGCGTCGCCGGGGCGCGGCGAACAACCGCTGACCCCACCCCGTCACACCGGCAGTACCCGCTGCGGCCCGTCCCCTCACCGAGGGGGCGGGCCGCAGTCCTGCCCGGCCCCGTCGGGGGTGCGGGGAACCGCGCGGCCGGCCCGCCGGGCCCGCAGGCCGGCGTCACGCCCCCGGCGAGCCCCTCAGCCGAACGACGCCCGCTCCGGCCAGGAGTCCACCAGCTCCCGCTCCCCCAGCACCTGCAGACGGCCGTCCTCCACCGGCAGCCGCCGGCAGAAGGCCGGCAGCACCTCCGTCAGCGGCCCCCGCAGGGCCACCGTCGCCTTCTCGTGACCGCGCGCCGGTCGAACCCCTCGTCGTCGAACTCGATGACCCACTCGGCCTCCGGGCCCGTCCCGGCGCCGGCGTCCGTGACGTGGAGGTGGATGCTGCGTCCCGCGCCCCGCAGCTCCCGCAGCGGATCGTCGGGATCCGTCCGCGGTCCGAACCGGACGATCTCCAGCCACTCGTCGACCGCATCGGCCGCCAGGTCCCGCGCGACCTCGAACGGCGCCCCGGCCTTCCGGTGGTGCCTGTCGCGTCCGCCCGGTGGATCACCGTCTCGTGCGCCATCCGCCGCGCCCGGAACCCGGCCGTGCGCTCCTACGCCCAGGACCGGGCCGGGGCGTCGGCCCCGGCGGCCCGGAAGGCCCCTGCGGCCGGCTCGGCGCCCTCCGCGAGCCAGG belongs to Streptomyces sp. V3I8 and includes:
- a CDS encoding VOC family protein → MYQQMIFVNLAVNDVEVSKKFFTELGYTINAQFSDENCASVVISDTIVAMLLNKQRYADFTKKEIADSTKTSEVLLCLSAESREKVDRLVDGAIAAGGSASGETQDHGFMYGRAFDDPDGHTWEVMWMDPAAVQG
- a CDS encoding LOG family protein, yielding MQTSPAHVAHHGDREIETIEEFDATVSARGTLAGFRVQAVDLTDRTRELLASDTTGAVFLGCPMRENAATKVRADGALVFPPLPDLPFDPYRGRLYTPEELFASLDEGYEATPDALAYDWFRRTGADGDIYASMLRSVHDDAVSDALDELLRGDRVVGVMGGHAMARGTDTYAGAARLGRALARAGFTVATGGGPGAMEAANLGAYAAPYRDGMLDEACELLAKAPSFVPSVTDWARGAFEVRERWPRGNGSVGIPTWFYGHEPPNAFASHIAKYFANATREDGLLARSNAGVVFLPGAAGTVQEIFDNTTPNYYESRGEPAPMVLVDRVHWTERLPAWPLLQALARDRPMESRITLVDRIEDAPEALDRLSRK
- a CDS encoding LAETG motif-containing sortase-dependent surface protein, producing MRILGVASASAALTLGLAGNALACNISEFSAVAKCDGTKGVISVTDKDPSGVKATITVFLESNGADEKQVGEPQVVEGTREGVTVDFSEDWKPNATYRVHVKAGNQVDEDIKPNLVTPAEACKASDESTPPATPSPSEEPSKPSEPKPSEPEQSSEPSESESTPAAETGDNTPSPAGDSNLAETGSSSNTGAIAGIAAALVAAGAGVMFALRRRGAANNR